In Haematobia irritans isolate KBUSLIRL chromosome 1, ASM5000362v1, whole genome shotgun sequence, a genomic segment contains:
- the LOC142223025 gene encoding uncharacterized protein LOC142223025, producing the protein MVRVLTKQKPGLTIVHINAQSLQNKLDEFRQIFISSNIDIICVSETWFQPEIVDGIYNLQGYRLFRSDRDSHAGGVCMYVRNELNSCMKLKSDSGSQIEFIFLEVCTADNTKLLVGTVYRPHRTIPFNNLIDTLENLTLLYNDVIIAGDFNSNILVEKRLNESMNTLDLYSVNTIIPTHFSNSGNTLLDLIFVNNCEKVLLYDQLSASSFSKHDLLFLTYDVTVFKESKVFEFRDFRRINYNLLNDIANNINWNEVYYYEAVEDQVNFMQGKIKILFDACVPKKVLRTKPTQQPWFNYEIKKLIRDRDNKYKRWKRYKTTQLYDHFKLARREVTKAINIAKSSYYQRKFNDAVDSGAKWMTIRNIGIGRKSTTPINIDINDLNEIFANQTALGNQNNNSACECLPSCGDLSFEEFTFKCVDQYDVRKSFLSIKSNAVGMDELNPKFLKLLLPICLPYFTHIFNTVLTKSIFPNTWKYTKIIPLPKPNKEFRPIAILPYLSKVLERLMYEQINTYIISKKLLTERQSGFRPMRSCATVLTDVVEYLRSKMDQNLVSILVLLDHSKAFDTVNHSILVQKLQRRFNFSQSACRLVSSYLSGRTQSVCHNSENSNILSIYKGVPQGSILGPLLFCIYVNDLPLVLHHCNIHLYADDVQVYTSANLDDLPCCISKLNDDLDRINSWAYNNDLKLNPKKSKCLLISKNKFINHSQYQITINNTNIDIVQTATNLGVIFNNSLTWTNHLQQNIAKTYGMLRNLWAVQLSTPIQIRMLLAKTYLVPTLLYGIEIFANCSCDDKQKLLVAYNNIARYVFNKKRYDHISSFSYQLFNMSFENLIKFRCLLFLQKIIYSGEPPYIFKRQSSRHEKFLHMSPSKNQKKKRERKTRWDNHSTTRRGMANTGFRKLFAIPIYHRNTRSVLELAQKKKEEEKKHTTK; encoded by the exons ATGGTACGTGTGTTAACAAAGCAGAAACCAGGATTAACTATAGTCCATATCAATGCACAAAGTCTACAAAATAAATTAGACGAGTTCCGGCAAATCTTTATATCATCAAATATTGATATCATATGTGTCTCTGAGACGTGGTTTCAACCTGAAATTGTTGATGGCATTTATAATCTACAAGGTTATAGACTATTTCGTTCAGATAGAGATTCTCATGCTGGTGGAGTGTGTATGTACGTGCGCAACGAACTGAATAGTTGTATGAAACTAAAATCAGATAGTGGAAGCCAAATAGAGTTCATCTTCTTAGAAGTTTGTACTGCAGATAATACGAAATTACTTGTCGGCACAGTTTATAGGCCGCATCGAACTATACCTTTTAATAATCTGATTGATACTCTGGAAAATCTTACATTGCTCTACAATGATGTTATAATCGCAGGTGATTTCAACAGcaacattttggtagaaaagAGACTCAATGAATCTATGAATACTCTTGACTTGTACTCAGTAAACACAATTATACCTACGCATTTCTCGAATTCGGGGAATACCTTACTTGATTTAATATTTGTTAACAATTGTGAAAAAGTTCTACTATATGATCAACTTTCTGCATCATCCTTCTCCAAACATGATTTGCTATTTTTGACTTATGATGTAACCGTTTTCAAAGAGAGCAAAGTATTCGAATTCAGAGACTTCCGCAGAATTAACTATAATCTACTGAATGACATAGCTAACAATATAAACTGGAACGAGGTTTATTACTACGAAGCAGTTGAAGATCAAGTAAATTTTATGCaaggtaaaataaaaatattgtttgatgCCTGTGTGCCTAAAAAAGTTTTAAGGACTAAACCTACTCAGCAGCCGTGGTTTAATTATGAAATTAAGAAGTTGATACGTGACAGAGATAATAAATACAAAAGATGGAAACGCTATAAAACTACACAACTTTATGACCATTTTAAACTTGCCAGACGTGAAGTTACAAAAGCAATAAATATCGCAAAATCTTCTTAttatcaaagaaaatttaatgatgCAGTTGATAGCGGAGCAAAATGGATGACAATTCGAAACATTGGAATTGGGCGGAAAAGTACCACACCTATTAATATTGATATTAATGATCTAAATGAGATTTTTGCTAACCAAACTGCGTTAGGCaatcaaaataataattctgcatgtGAATGTCTTCCCTCTTGTGGAGATCTCTCGTTTGAAGAGTTCACCTTCAAGTGCGTAGATCAATATGATGTTCGAAAAAGCTTCCTATCTATTAAATCGAACGCTGTAGGTATGGATGAACTGaacccaaaatttttaaagttattaTTACCAATATGCCTGCCATATTTCACACACATTTTCAACACAGTTCTGACAAAGTCGATTTTTCCCAATACTTGGAAATACACAAAGATAATACCTCTACCTAAACCAAACAAAGAATTTCGTCCAATTGCCATATTGCCGTATCTGTCGAAAGTCTTAGAGCGGTTAATGTATGAacaaataaatacatatataatatcaAAAAAACTGTTGACTGAACGGCAATCAGGCTTTAGACCTATGAGAAGCTGTGCTACTGTACTTACTGATGTCGTCGAATATTTAAGATCGAAGATGGATCAAAATTTGGTATCAATACTCGTACTCCTCGACCATAGCAAAGCATTTGATACAGTAAACCACTCTATTCTAGTTCAAAAGCTGCAACGaagatttaatttttctcaATCAGCATGTAGACTTGTCTCGTCTTATTTGAGCGGTAGAACACAATCAGTTTGTCACAACTCAGAAAACTCGAATATACTTAGTATTTACAAAGGTGTTCCACAAGGTTCAATACTCGGGCCGCTACTATTCTGTATTTATGTTAATGACTTGCCACTTGTCCTTCACCACTGCAATATTCACCTTTATGCTGATGACGTTCAAGTTTATACAAGTGCAAATCTTGACGATCTTCCGTGCTGCATATCTAAACTAAATGATGATCTGGACAGAATCAATAGTTGGGCCTATAACAATGACCTTAAACtaaatccaaaaaaatctaaatgtctgttaatttccaaaaacaaattcaTCAACCATTCACAATATCAAATTACCATAAATAACACCAATATCGACATTGTACAAACAGCTACAAACCTTGGAGTTATATTCAATAATTCGCTAACTTGGACCAACCACTTACAACAAAATATCGCTAAAACATATGGAATGTTAAGGAATTTGTGGGCTGTACAATTATCTACACCGATACAAATCAGAATGCTTTTGGCGAAAACGTATCTTGTACCAACTCTTTTATATGGAattgaaatatttgcaaattgcagttgtgatgataaacaaaagCTACTTGTAGCCTACAACAATATTGCCCGTTATGTCTTCAATAAGAAACGTTATGATCACATATCGTCGTTTTCCTACCAGCTGTTCAACATGAGTTTCGAAAACTTGATTAAATTCAGATGTTTActttttctgcaaaaaattatttatagtggCGAGCCCCCTTATATATTCAAGAG GCAATCATCCAGgcatgaaaaatttttgcatatgtCGCCaagcaaaaaccaaaaaaaaaaacgagaaagAAAAACACGATGGGATAACCACTCAACCACCCGTCGTGGTATGGCAAATACAGGCTTTAGGAAACTATTTGCGATACCCATATATCATCGAAATACCAGAAGTGTCCTTGAGttggcccaaaaaaaaaaagaggaagaaaaaaaacacacaaccaAATAA